The window ATTCAAATGCGTTCGCACGGTCGGCCATTCGGCCGCGGTGATGCTGTAGACCACGGTGTCGCGCAGGGTGCCGTTCGGCGCGACCTGGTGGCTGCGCAGGATGCCGTCCTGCCTGGCGCCCAGGCGCTCGATGGCGCGGCGGCTCTGGTGATTGAAGAAATGCGTGCGGAATTCCACCGCGATGCAGTCCAGGGTCTCGAAGGCATGGGTGAGCAGCAGCAGCTTGCACTGCGTGTTGAGCGGGCCGCGCTGCGCGCTCTTGCCATACCAGGTCGAGCCGATCTCGACGCGGCGGTTGGCGGCATCGATGTTCATGTAGGTCGTCATGCCCACGATCTTGCCGCTGCCATCGAACACGGTGAAGGGGAGCATCGAGCCGGCGGCCTGAAGACCGAGCCGGCGGTCGATTTCCTTGCCCATGTTGTCCGGCGTCGGGATCGCGGTGTACCAGATGGTGGAGAGCTCGCCATCCTTCACGGCCTCGATCAGCCCCTTTCGGTGCTGATGCGACAGCGGCTCCAGACCGGCATGCTGTCCACGCAGGGTGATGGGATCGGGCCAGGGCATTTGAAACTCTCTCTTTGGTCATTGCGAGGAGCGAAGCGACGAAGCAATCCAGACTGTCACCGCGGACGCATTCCTGGATTGCTTCGCTTCGCTCGCAATGACGGTCACTAGCACCGTTTACTTGTTTAGGAAATTGAGCGGCAAACCGCCACGCGGCCAGTCCATGGCGATCAGTTCGCCCTTGCCTGAGAGCGTGATGTAGGCGGTCTTCAGCTCGGGGCCGCCGAAGGCGATGTTGGTGGTGACGCGGTCGCCGGTCGGGACCTGCTCGACCAGAGTGCCATCAGGCGCGATCACCGAAATGCAGCCGGTGACGAGGGTGGCGACGCAGACATTGCCGTTGGCTTCGACCGCCAGCGAGTCGAACATCTGGTAGCCGCCGAGGCCGCAGATCGGCTTTCCCCGCTCGCCGCGATAGATCACATCGCGGGGCTTGAGCGTGCCGGGCGCGGAGAGTTCGTAGGCCCAGAGCCGGCCGGTGGGCGTCTCCGCGATGTAGACGGTGGCCTCGTCCGGCGACAGGCCGATGCCGTTTGCCGGCAACACGCCATGGACGACCTCGACGATCTCTTTCATGCCGGGCTTGAGATAATACATGCCGCCGACGTCCATCTCGCGCGCGCGGCGCTTGCCGAGATCGGAGAACCAGAGGCCGCCCTGCTTGTCGAACACCAGATCGTTCGGCCCGCGCAGATCGTGCTCGCCGCATTTCGTCACGACGGTCTCGATCTTGCCCGTTTGGAGATCGACGCGCTGGATCGAGCCGCCGAGATAATCGTCGGGCTGCGGACCCGGCATGATCATGTTGCGGGTCGGGATCCAGGAGAAGCCGCCATTGTTGCAGATGTAAATCTTGCCGTCGGGGCCGAGGGCTGCGCCGTTCGGGCCGCCCGGAATCTTCGCGACGATCTCCTTGCGGCCGTCGGGATGAATTCGGGTCAGGCGCTGGCCGCGGATTTCCACCAGCACCACCGAGCCGTCCGGCATCACGACCGGCCCTTCGGGAAATTCGAGGTCGGTGGCGAGAACGCGGACCTTGGACATGTGGGACCCTCCCGGCTGCTTGTTATGACTTGTTGTTTTGACTTGCACGGGATGTCCGGCACGGGCCCCACACGCAAGATTGCCTGCGGTTATGGCAAAGTCACCGGGGCTTGCCAAGCAAGCGGGATGGTATGCCAGCGTTGCGCGCTAATCTCGCACGGGTATCCAAATCTCCAGGCCGCCATTGCCGGTGGCGGGATCGAATTTCTCGTCGTAGCGTTCGAAGTTCGGCGCATCGGCAGCCTTCAGGCCGGAGGCCGGCAGCCACTGATTCCAGATCGCGTTGACGGTGCGCCTGATCGAGGCGACGTGGTCGGCGTGGGTGAACACCGCATAGCGCTGCTCGGGGATTCGGATACGGCCGAAGCGGCGCGGCAGCTCGGAGAAATCGGAGACCTCGACGCCGGCGATGTAGTCGAAATTGCCGGCATCGTCGCCGTTGCAGCAGACGCCATAGGCGACGGATCCAACGCGCGCGGGAATGTCGGCGACCTCCTGGTGGAAGCGCTGCCACAGTCCGGGAATGACCGCGCCGTTGTCGCAGGAGATGCGCTCGTTGATGCCTGCGACGAGGAAGGCCTTTGTGGTTTCGAAGCGCGGGGCGGCGAGCTTGTCTGCGATGGTTGAGTCCATGAGGATCGGCTCCTGAAGCTTGAGATGACCGGTGCATTGCGCGGCACGGACCGCTTCGGGCGTGGTGCCGAACTGGTCGCGGAACGCGCGGGTGAATGCTTCGTGCGAGCCGTAATCCGCCTCCAGCGCCAGCGACAGGATGTCCGGTGCGCCGTTCGCAAGACTGCGCGCCGCTTCGGTCAGCCGCCGCGCGCGCACGTACCGCATCACCGGCAGGCCGGTGGCGGCCGCAAACGCGCGCACGATGTGGAACCGCGACACGCCCGATATCGCAGCGATCTCGTCGAGCGTCGTCGGCTCGGCCAGATGGCTCTCGACATACCAGAGCGCGCGCTGGGCTGGGTTCATGGCGTTTCTCGTTCGAAGAGCGACCATGATGCACGGAAGTCCTCAGACTTCGCTTGATCGGTGTTGCGGTCCCGCAAGAGGATAACGCCGGACCAGCCACTGGCAACGTCCGGGCGTTCATGGCTACACTCGGGACGTCCTTGAAACCGCTCACGAGAAAGCAGGAGGAACCGCGTCATGAAGATCACCGATGTGCGGGCGCACCATATCCGCATCCCCTATGACGCCGGTGTCGCGAGCTTCCGTCAGGGCGCCTCCGCCATCACGGCCCTCGATATGGTGGTGGTCGAGGTCAGCACCGACGCCGGGCTGACCGGCTGGGGCGATGCCTTCGCCTATGTCTGCCCCCGCACCACGCGCAGTGCCGTCGAGGAAATGATCGCACCGCAGGCCCGCGGACTCGAGGTTCCCGATGCCGCCGGTATTCCCGCGGTGATGGAGCAGATCCAGCGCAATCTGCATCTGTTCGGGCGTTACGGCGTCACCATGTTCGCAATCTCCGGGCTCGATATCGCGCTGTGGGACCTCGCCGCCAAGATCAAGAGCGTGCCGCTGCACCGCCTGCTCGGCGGCACCCGGCGCCCGGCCATTCCGGCCTATGCAAGCCTGTTGCGGATCGGCTCGCCCGACAACATCGCCGCCGAATGCAAGAAGGCGCTGGCGCTCGGCTACGGCGCCATCAAGCTGCACGAGACCACGGCGCCGGCGGTGTTTGCCGCGCGCGCGGCGATCGGGCCCGGCATTCCGCTGATGGTCGACATGAACTGCCCGCTGTCGGGCGAAGAGGCGATCGCGTTCGCCAGGGCATGCCGGGACGCGCAGCCGATGTTCCTGGAGGAGCCGGTCTGGCCGCCGGAGGATTTTGCGGCACTTGCCGAGGTCCGCAGCAAGGGCGGGCTCGGCGTCGCCGCCGGCGAGAACGCCTGCACGGAATATCAATTCCGCCAGATGATGGAGGCTGGCGCGGTCAGCCACGCCCAGCCGTCGGTGATCAAGGTCGGCGGCATCACGGAATTTCTGAAGGTTGCGGCGCTCGCAGATCGGCTCGGCGTCAAGATCGTTCCGCACTCCCCATATTTCGGCCCCGGGCTGCTGGCGACCTTGCATCTGCTGGCGGGGCGCGATGACGGGTTGGTCGAGATGTTTTACCTGAAGCGCGAAGCCTGCCTGTGGGGCGGCCGCGCCGACGTCGATGCCACCGGCCATGTCGCGGTGCCGACCGGACCTGGGCTTGGCTACGAGCCCGACCGCAGCGTGATGGAGCGATATCGCGTCGCCTGAGCGCGGCGCCTATTTCGCCGCATCCTTCGGCGGCGGCGCATCCTGTTTCTTCTTTAGATCCTCCGCGGTCTTCGCCTGCGCGGCCTGGAGATCGCCGAGCATCTTCTGCAAGCCGGCCACGGTCGTCTTCAACGCATCGATCTGGCGACCCGCGGCGTCCAGCTTCTGCTGGTGATCGAGGCTCAGCTTGGTGATCGTCTTCTGGAGGAAATCGACGTTGCTCTGGAGGCAGCTGGTGCGGCGCTCCATGGTCTTCTCGACGGTGCAGATCTCGATGCCGGGCACGTCCTGCGCGCGAACCGGCACAATCGCCAGCGTGGCGAGCAGTGACATCGCGAAACAGACGCCGGCGCTTCGAAGCAGCATGCAGGTTCCTCGTCAAATCAATCACGGCAATGTGCGCTTTTTGCACGCAGCCTGTCGAGGCTACCACACTCGCACCGCATTCTCGCGTTGAGCTTGCGCTGTTCCCTCGGACGGGGAGCGATGATCTGCACGCGGAGGAAATGGGCGCTCCTTCCGCGGCTTTGTTTAGGGGAGTTTTTGATGGCAACGCGCGACAGACGACTGGCGGAATTCGACGGCGCCGGAGAACCGCCGCCTGGCCTTGCAGTCGAAGTGCTGTGCGAGGACCACAGCGGGACTTATCAGCTGCCGTTCGCCTGCCGCTATGTCGAGGGACGCTGGCAGAACCACACGGCCGGCGTCGCAGTCGAGGCAACCGTCATCGGCTGGCGCGTCCCGCGCATGAAGCATTCGGGCGTGGCCTGAGCACCGATTTCTGTCTCAAAATGCAACGGGGTCGCGTCCCGGCTTAACCTTCGGAACGCGGCCCGAACGAATCGCGTCCGAATCAGCCGTAGGGCCCCGTACGCGCCTGTTCACGGCTAGATGTCGCAACTGGCCACCAGGCGCATACAATATCTGCGCACCGCTTGAGCAGGGCCAGCCAGCCATGGGCGTCAAAAGTTAACGGCTTCAATGACATGACCGCGGGTGCGGCGATTGGATGTTCGCTTCCAAAACAGGCAGATGGCACCCGGTCTGCCTAATATTCGACCTCGAGCTCCTCGATCTCAGCCGGCTCATTCTTTGCCGCCGCGATCCATTCCTTCATCTCCGGCATGGCCATGATGGTTTCGGCATAGGCCTGCAGCTGCGGCTCGAGCTTGACGTTATAGGTCACGAAGCGCGTCACCACCGGGGCGTACATCGCATCAGCCATGGTGCGGGTCTCGCCGAACAGGAAGGGCCCGCCCGATTTGTCCAAGCAGTCGCGCCAGATCGCCCAGACGCGATCGATGTCAGCCTGCGCGCGCGACCAGATCTTGAAGCCGGGAAAGTGCCCCTTCAGGTTGACCGGCAGCGAGGCGCGCAAGGTGGTGAAGCCTGAATGGATTTCGCCGCAGATCGAGCGGCAATGCGCGCGCTGGACACGATCCGCGGGCAACAGCCCGGCATTCGGCATCGCCTCGTTGAGATATTCGGCGATCGCTAGCGTATCCCAGACGACCGCGCCGTCGTGCCGCAGGCACGGCACCAGGATCGAGGATGACAACAGCAGGATTTCGGCGCGCGCCGACGCGTCGTCCGGCGCGGTGACGATCTCCTCGAAATCGAGCCCGGAAAATTTCGTCAGCAGCCAGCCACGCAGCGACCAGGACGAATAGTTCTTGCTGCTGATGGTCAGTGTCGCCTTCGCCATGTGGCCTTCCCTCACGCCTGTGACCCGCACCCTGCCCGGACTCTGCGGGAGTGCGCACCGCCTGTGCTTCCCGCGAAATGAGCAGCAAGCGACGTGCCAATCTTGAGAGCTGCCCATCCCGGGTTTGGCTTCGATATTGCATAACAGCACGGGGACAGGTGGGCGTTTCAGTATGATGTCGATGTATTATCAGGCCTTTCAGAACCATATGGACCTGACGGCGCCGTGGCGATCGGGGGCCTCCTCCGCGCTCAAATTCCTCAATCTGGTGCCTCAGGGCTTGTCGGATCAGGTCGTCGGCCGGCTGTCGGCCGCACTGGAGCTGATCTCCCGCTCCACCCTCACCTACCACCGCCCCGCCTACGGCATCGACAGCGTCATGGTCGGCAATCGCGAGGTCGCCGTGACCGAGGAGATCGCTTACGCGACTCCGTTCGGCTCGCTGCTGCGCTTCAAGAAGGAGGGCGTGGGCGAGCAGCCGCGCATGCTGCTGGTGGCGCCGATGTCCGGCCATTTCGCGACGCTGCTGCGCGGCACCGTGAAGACGCTGCTGCAGGATCACGACGTCTACATCACCGACTGGCACAATCCGCGCGACATTCCCCGCAGCGAGGGTCGTTTCGGGCTCGACGACTACACAGAGCATCTCATCGACTTCCTCGGCCAATTGGGCCCGCGTCCGCATATGGTCGCGATCTGCCAGCCCTCGGTTTCCGCGCTCGCGGCCGCCGCAATCATGTGCGAGGGCAACCATCCTTCGCGGCCGGCGACGTTGACGCTGATGGCCGGCCCGATCGACACGCGCATCCTGCCGACCAGGGTCAACGAATTCGCCAAGAGCAGGCCGATCGACTGGTTCGAGCAGAACCTGATCAACTACGTGCCGATGCAGTGCCGCGGTGCCTTGCGGAAAGTCTATCCCGGCTTCGTGCAGCTCACCGCCTTCGTCTCGATGAATCTCGAGCGCCACATCAAGCAGCATATCGATCTCGCCGATCACATCGCCAAGGGCGAGAAGGAGAAGGCGGCCAGCATCAAGACCTTCTACGACGAATATTTCGCCGTGATGGACCTGCCCGCGGAATTCTACATCGAGACCGTGCGCGACGTGTTCCAGGAGCATCTTCTGCCCCAAGGCAAGCTGATGCATCGGGGACGTCCGGTGGACACCAAGGCCGTCAGCCGCATGGGGCTGATGACGGTCGAGGGCGAGAAGGACGACATCTGCTCGATCGGCCAAACGCTGGCCGCGCAAGACCTCTGCACCGGCGTGCGCGCCTATCGCCGCGTCCACCACATGCAGGCCGGCGTCGGCCATTACGGCGTTTTCTCGGGCAAGCGCTGGAACAACGAGATCTACCCGCTGCTGCGGGATTTCGTGCACGTGAACTCCTGAAGCCGCGCCAAGTTTCTTCAGCAGGATCGGACAAGGCAGCGCGGCTTTGGGAAAGACGCCGGCGCTGCACCAGCCCTAACTCACGGACATGCCGCTCGCGCCGGAGGCCAAGCCATGTCCGAATTGCCACCCCCTGCCGCCACGCCGGCCGCGATCGTCGACGCGCTCAAAACGGTCGCAGGCAATCCGCCGAAGGTGCGCGCGAGCTTCGCCAAGGGTCGATGTGTGCGCGGGACCTATGCCCCGTCCGACCGCGCGGAAGAGATTACGCGATCGCTGAGCTTCACAAGACCGTCGCGCGTGCTGGCGCGCTTCTCCGTCGGCGGCGGCAATCCCGGGGTGACCGACACCGACAACCTCGTGCTGCGCGGCTTCAGCTTCAGGCTTGGCGACGACGCCCATCGCTCGGACATCCTGACGGAAACCGCTCCGGTGCATTTTGCACGGACGCTCGACCAGATGCTCGCCTTCCTGGAGGCGCGCATTCCGGGCGCAGACGGCAAGCCTGACATCGAGAAGGTCCGGGCCTTTTCCGCGGACAATCCTGAAACACTGAACCAGGCGAACTACCTCGCGGCACGCCGGCTGCCCGGCAGCTTTGCCGGCACGACCTATTGGGGCGTGCACGCCTTTCCCGCGACGAACGCGAAGGACGAGACCCGCTTCATCAAGTTCAAGGTCGCGCCTGTCGGCGGCGACGTCACCTTGAGCGAGGACGAAGCCAGGACGAAATCGGCCGATTTCCTGCATGACGATCTCGCGCGGGGAATCGCAGCCGGCGATGTCCGCTTCAACGTGATGGCCTTGCTCGACCGTCCCGGCGATCCCACCATGGACGTGACCCTGCGATGGCCGGACGAGGACAACCGTGAGCAGGTGCGGCTGGGGACGATCGTCATCACCAGCCTCGAGGCCAACGAGGCCTGCGACGGCTCCATCTTCAACCCGGTCAATCTTGCCGACGGCATCGGCCATCCGCCGGACGAGATCTTTGCGGCGCGCCGCACGGCCTACACGATCTCGCTGGCGAAGCGTCAGTAAGTTCAAGTCTTGTTCCGTCCGCCATCCGTTTCGCGGCGCCATGCGCCCGGACTGACGCCGACGATGGACGAGAACACCCGCGTGAAATGGCTCTGATTGGCAAATCCGGCCGAGATGGCAATCTCGGACAACGGCAGGTCGCGGACCGACATCAGTTGCTTGGCCGCCTTCACGCGCTGCTGGAGCAGCCATTGATGCGGCGGCAGGCCGGTGGAGATCCGGAACGCGCGTGAGAAGTGGCTGACTGACAGGCCAAGCTCGGTCGCGATCAGCTGCAGCGCGATCTTGCCCGAGAGATCGGAATCGAGCCGGTCACACGCACGTTTCACCTGCCATGGCGCGAGACCGCCGCGGCTCGGTTCTGCGGCTGGCTTCAGCCCACCATAGGTCTGGGCGACATGGGCGGTGAGCGCAAGCATCATGTGATCGACGAAAAGCTGGTTGGTCTCGTCAGGCCGACACAGTCCTTGCCGCAACGAGGCACCGACATGTCGAACGACCTCGTCGTCATGACCGACACCGGGCTCGTAGCTGAGCTCGCCAACGCGCGGCCCGCCCGGTTGCCTGGCAACACCGTTGAGCGCCGAGCGCGGCAAATAGAAGAAGAGCGAGTGAAACGGCTTGTCGATCACATAGCGCGGGTCGCGCTTGAGGTCATACAGATAGGTCGCACCTGCGCGAACATCCGCCTTGGTGACACAGCGGCCCTCCTCCCAGCATTCGCAATCCGGATAGTCGCGGAGTTTCAGGCTGAGCAGATAGGCATCTTCCGCAGCCAGCGAGCCGGAAATATCCGGTGTCGGATCGTCGTTGCGGACTTCGGTGACCGCGAGCTCGGCGCTGTGCAGCGAACGCGTGATCAGGACCGGTGCCTGCTTCGAGCGAAGGCCCTGCCCGAGCCTCTGTCCGTAGACGCCTGCTTGTGTCATTTCAGTAAATCCATCCGTAAAGGCACGTCTTCGCCGGCCCTCCCGAGATCCGCGCATTATCGGAGATCGCCGGCCGACGGTCCAGCTGCAGCGCATAACACGAAGCCGTCGCTGCAGGCCCTCGCACCGGACCCTGCCGCGATGATTTCATTGTGATTTCAGCGTGATGTCACAGGCCCGGCAGGGCGAAGGACAACACCGTTGGCCTGCCCGGGCAGATTGCCGCACGACTTCATCGTGCATTTTGGAAATGATTTGCGGCCTGCGCACGTCAGGCGGACCATTCCTCGCCCCAGACCTGGACGACGTGGCCCGGCGACACCTCGCGATATTGGCGCACGGGCGGCTGGTAGTCGGGCGCGCGCACCGGACTTCTGATCTCGTCGTTCGCTACCTCGCGCCTGGTGCCGCGGCGCGA of the Bradyrhizobium sp. WSM1417 genome contains:
- a CDS encoding AraC family transcriptional regulator is translated as MNPAQRALWYVESHLAEPTTLDEIAAISGVSRFHIVRAFAAATGLPVMRYVRARRLTEAARSLANGAPDILSLALEADYGSHEAFTRAFRDQFGTTPEAVRAAQCTGHLKLQEPILMDSTIADKLAAPRFETTKAFLVAGINERISCDNGAVIPGLWQRFHQEVADIPARVGSVAYGVCCNGDDAGNFDYIAGVEVSDFSELPRRFGRIRIPEQRYAVFTHADHVASIRRTVNAIWNQWLPASGLKAADAPNFERYDEKFDPATGNGGLEIWIPVRD
- a CDS encoding GNAT family N-acetyltransferase, with amino-acid sequence MPWPDPITLRGQHAGLEPLSHQHRKGLIEAVKDGELSTIWYTAIPTPDNMGKEIDRRLGLQAAGSMLPFTVFDGSGKIVGMTTYMNIDAANRRVEIGSTWYGKSAQRGPLNTQCKLLLLTHAFETLDCIAVEFRTHFFNHQSRRAIERLGARQDGILRSHQVAPNGTLRDTVVYSITAAEWPTVRTHLNYQLNDKPR
- a CDS encoding catalase family peroxidase — translated: MSELPPPAATPAAIVDALKTVAGNPPKVRASFAKGRCVRGTYAPSDRAEEITRSLSFTRPSRVLARFSVGGGNPGVTDTDNLVLRGFSFRLGDDAHRSDILTETAPVHFARTLDQMLAFLEARIPGADGKPDIEKVRAFSADNPETLNQANYLAARRLPGSFAGTTYWGVHAFPATNAKDETRFIKFKVAPVGGDVTLSEDEARTKSADFLHDDLARGIAAGDVRFNVMALLDRPGDPTMDVTLRWPDEDNREQVRLGTIVITSLEANEACDGSIFNPVNLADGIGHPPDEIFAARRTAYTISLAKRQ
- a CDS encoding AraC family transcriptional regulator, whose protein sequence is MTQAGVYGQRLGQGLRSKQAPVLITRSLHSAELAVTEVRNDDPTPDISGSLAAEDAYLLSLKLRDYPDCECWEEGRCVTKADVRAGATYLYDLKRDPRYVIDKPFHSLFFYLPRSALNGVARQPGGPRVGELSYEPGVGHDDEVVRHVGASLRQGLCRPDETNQLFVDHMMLALTAHVAQTYGGLKPAAEPSRGGLAPWQVKRACDRLDSDLSGKIALQLIATELGLSVSHFSRAFRISTGLPPHQWLLQQRVKAAKQLMSVRDLPLSEIAISAGFANQSHFTRVFSSIVGVSPGAWRRETDGGRNKT
- a CDS encoding glutathione S-transferase family protein, with translation MAKATLTISSKNYSSWSLRGWLLTKFSGLDFEEIVTAPDDASARAEILLLSSSILVPCLRHDGAVVWDTLAIAEYLNEAMPNAGLLPADRVQRAHCRSICGEIHSGFTTLRASLPVNLKGHFPGFKIWSRAQADIDRVWAIWRDCLDKSGGPFLFGETRTMADAMYAPVVTRFVTYNVKLEPQLQAYAETIMAMPEMKEWIAAAKNEPAEIEELEVEY
- a CDS encoding mandelate racemase/muconate lactonizing enzyme family protein, which codes for MKITDVRAHHIRIPYDAGVASFRQGASAITALDMVVVEVSTDAGLTGWGDAFAYVCPRTTRSAVEEMIAPQARGLEVPDAAGIPAVMEQIQRNLHLFGRYGVTMFAISGLDIALWDLAAKIKSVPLHRLLGGTRRPAIPAYASLLRIGSPDNIAAECKKALALGYGAIKLHETTAPAVFAARAAIGPGIPLMVDMNCPLSGEEAIAFARACRDAQPMFLEEPVWPPEDFAALAEVRSKGGLGVAAGENACTEYQFRQMMEAGAVSHAQPSVIKVGGITEFLKVAALADRLGVKIVPHSPYFGPGLLATLHLLAGRDDGLVEMFYLKREACLWGGRADVDATGHVAVPTGPGLGYEPDRSVMERYRVA
- a CDS encoding polyhydroxyalkanoate depolymerase: MMSMYYQAFQNHMDLTAPWRSGASSALKFLNLVPQGLSDQVVGRLSAALELISRSTLTYHRPAYGIDSVMVGNREVAVTEEIAYATPFGSLLRFKKEGVGEQPRMLLVAPMSGHFATLLRGTVKTLLQDHDVYITDWHNPRDIPRSEGRFGLDDYTEHLIDFLGQLGPRPHMVAICQPSVSALAAAAIMCEGNHPSRPATLTLMAGPIDTRILPTRVNEFAKSRPIDWFEQNLINYVPMQCRGALRKVYPGFVQLTAFVSMNLERHIKQHIDLADHIAKGEKEKAASIKTFYDEYFAVMDLPAEFYIETVRDVFQEHLLPQGKLMHRGRPVDTKAVSRMGLMTVEGEKDDICSIGQTLAAQDLCTGVRAYRRVHHMQAGVGHYGVFSGKRWNNEIYPLLRDFVHVNS
- a CDS encoding SMP-30/gluconolactonase/LRE family protein, which codes for MSKVRVLATDLEFPEGPVVMPDGSVVLVEIRGQRLTRIHPDGRKEIVAKIPGGPNGAALGPDGKIYICNNGGFSWIPTRNMIMPGPQPDDYLGGSIQRVDLQTGKIETVVTKCGEHDLRGPNDLVFDKQGGLWFSDLGKRRAREMDVGGMYYLKPGMKEIVEVVHGVLPANGIGLSPDEATVYIAETPTGRLWAYELSAPGTLKPRDVIYRGERGKPICGLGGYQMFDSLAVEANGNVCVATLVTGCISVIAPDGTLVEQVPTGDRVTTNIAFGGPELKTAYITLSGKGELIAMDWPRGGLPLNFLNK